In one window of Helianthus annuus cultivar XRQ/B chromosome 17, HanXRQr2.0-SUNRISE, whole genome shotgun sequence DNA:
- the LOC118488909 gene encoding glutamic acid-rich protein-like produces MKEAGYADELEILEKFKDTRNEWFVKEEKKKKSRKSTPQVQAEEGSSSQPKKRQKKNVETMLVDEPDEEEPVTNVEENQESDIDDVLKNIDYELEADKVVDEGVGADEDKSSSSSESEIDETEHSQTPPSGGRKKASARKSVVSPRAARKKLILRLPKRNIGLDEIGDFGFANDEQVKKLEKKMDDVLVENKRLVDREKILEMRVKKVESENKSLPKKIEADQTEIDILKVKVAELEEEKARRDEQNKYFELKNKELEAAKAMKEHEIYMMNKVLENMLGKSLEQRFVEIEVEEVRAKRQAEIDAVMKFKGKGVEGSEITERSIVPSTVPESPIQNPRPISAVSTIFEEYVLLEDVINDEGDDEEDDDEEDDEEDKVDDADDVFSASSHSDDGNDDDDSQGGNGVKATKASNE; encoded by the exons ATGAAAGAAGCAGGTTATGCTGATGAGTTagaaattcttgaaaaattcaaagATACAAGGAATGAATGGTTTGTgaaagaggagaaaaagaagaaaagtaGAAAATCAACTCCACAAGTTCAAGCTGAGGAGGGGTCTTCATCACAACCAAAGAAACGTCAAAAGAAGAATGTGGAAACTATGTTGGTCGATGAACCAGATGAAGAAGAACCAGTGACGAATGTTGAAGAAAATCAGGAATCTGATATTGATGATGTGTTGAAAAACATTGATTATGAATTGGAAGCAGATAAGGTAGTTGATGAAGGAGTTGGTGCTGATGAAGATAAGAGTTCTTCTAGTTCTGAATCTGAAATTGATGAAACAGAGC ATTCTCAAACACCTCCatctggtggtagaaagaaagcaAGTGCTAGGAAGAGTGTAGTTTCTCCAAGAGCTGCAAGGAAGAAATTGATTTTGAGGTTGCCTAAAC GGAATATTGGGCTTGATGAGATTGGAGATTTCGGATTTGCAAATGATGAGCAAGTAAAGAAATTGGAAAAGAAGATGGATGATGTATTGGTTGAGAATAAAAGATTGGTTGATCGTGAAAAGATACTTGAGATGCGTGTCAAGAAGGTTGAATCTGAAAACAAGTCGTTGCCAAAGAAAATTGAAGCAGATCAGACAGAGATTGATATTCTAAAAGTTAAAGTTGCAGAGTTAGAGGAAGAAAAAGCACGACGTGATGAGCAGAATAAGTATTTTGAGTTGAAAAACAAAGAATTAGAAGCTGCGAAAGCCATGAAAGAACATGAAATTTACATGATGAATAAAGTGCTGGAAAATATGCTTGGTAAGTCGTTGGAGCAAAGGTTTGTAGAGATTGAAGTCGAGGAAGTTAGAGCAAAACGTCAAGCTGAAATTGATGCTGTAATGAAGTTTAAAGGCAAAGGTGTTGAAGGTTCTGAGATTACAGAAAGATCAATTGTTCCATCCACTGTACCTGAATCTCCTATTCAGAATCCTCGTCCTATATCGGCTGTGTCAACTATCTTTGAGGAATATGTGTTACTAGAAGATGTTATTAATGATGAAGGagatgatgaagaggatgatgacgaagaagatgatgaggaagatAAAGTTGATGATGCAGATGATGTATTCTCTGCAAGCAGTCATAGTGACGatggtaatgatgatgatgatagtcAGGGTGGTAATGGTGTCAAAGCTACTAAAGCGTCAAATGAATAG
- the LOC110925726 gene encoding uncharacterized protein LOC110925726, with translation MSQNHELKCCLQAMEQMSNFEMVAVQAWQRFGRSNQCTVQHGKDIWDGLSKVELPVGCSPPLRMFGLFIHRGYLFQLMPFLLVSLYYTFICIFTFVTIGSWLVLIYCLLLKNDVVLGTNICKTAIDHDILT, from the exons ATGAGTCAAAACCATGAGTTAAAGTGTTGTTTGCAAGCTATGGAACAGATGTCCAACTTTGAGATGGTAGCG GTACAAGCATGGCAAAGGTTTGGAAGGTCTAATCAGTGTACAGTGCAACATGGGAAAGATATATGGGATGGATTAAGCAAAGTGGAGCTTCCTGTGGGCTGCAGTCCTCCCTTAAGAATGTTTGGTCTTTTTATTCACAGAGGGTATTTGTTTCAACTCATGCCCTTTTTGTTGGTGTCTTTGTATTATACTTTTATATGTATCTTTACTTTTGTTACCATAGGAAGTTGGCTTGTTTTAATATATTGCTTGCTATTAAAAAATGATGTTGTGTTGGGAACTAACATCTGCAAGACTGCAATTGATCATGACATTTTAACTTGA